A DNA window from Halomonas zincidurans B6 contains the following coding sequences:
- a CDS encoding aminoacyl-histidine dipeptidase translates to MNDHLDSLTPAPLWRHFRTLCNTPRPSGHEAQLARTIVDWASARGMSHDFDAAGNLLIRKPASPGREKAPGVVLQGHLDMVAQANADRPHDFTTDPIETYVADGWLHARDTTLGADNGMGVAAALAILEDDTLEHGPLEALFTVEEESSMGGALKLAEGWLEGDILLNLDSEDRGQVYIGCAGGADVVVEANLPTSALRDDERVWRLSLTGLAGGHSGIDIDKGRGNANRLLVRVLRALEPCGARLIDYRGGTLRNALPREAFATLALAADESEAAQARLAELQAELVAELAGVDEGLTLALSMAPEAAPGMASEAAPGMASEETMPAGTQEALTATASHMLIAALHVAPYGVERMSVEVPGVVETSNNLGVVSLESGRFHLCALVRSLRDSATADIADRFRALFGLIGAETRVENAYPGWTPEPDSPLLTRFRELHQQKLGVDPEVKVIHAGLECGILGGKYPALEMISFGPQIRGAHSPDERVEIDSVEEFWLLLRALIEALASGRAA, encoded by the coding sequence ATGAACGACCATCTGGACAGCCTGACGCCGGCGCCGCTGTGGCGCCATTTTCGCACGCTGTGCAATACCCCGCGGCCCTCCGGCCACGAGGCCCAGCTCGCCCGCACGATCGTCGACTGGGCGAGTGCCCGGGGAATGAGTCACGATTTCGACGCCGCCGGCAATCTATTGATTCGCAAGCCGGCCTCGCCGGGCCGCGAAAAGGCGCCAGGCGTCGTGCTGCAGGGCCATCTGGACATGGTCGCCCAGGCCAACGCCGACCGGCCCCACGACTTCACCACGGACCCCATCGAGACCTATGTCGCCGATGGCTGGCTGCACGCCCGCGATACCACGCTGGGCGCCGACAACGGCATGGGCGTGGCGGCGGCGCTGGCGATCCTCGAGGACGACACGCTCGAGCACGGTCCGCTCGAGGCGCTGTTCACCGTCGAGGAGGAGTCGTCGATGGGCGGCGCGCTGAAGCTCGCCGAGGGTTGGCTCGAGGGCGATATCCTGCTCAACCTGGACTCCGAGGATCGCGGCCAGGTCTACATCGGCTGCGCCGGCGGCGCCGACGTGGTGGTCGAGGCCAACCTGCCGACCAGTGCGCTGCGCGACGACGAGCGGGTCTGGCGGCTGTCGCTGACCGGCCTGGCGGGAGGGCATTCGGGTATCGACATCGACAAGGGCCGGGGCAACGCCAACCGGTTGCTGGTGCGCGTGTTGCGCGCGCTGGAGCCGTGCGGTGCGCGGCTGATCGACTATCGCGGCGGTACGTTGCGCAACGCCCTGCCGCGCGAGGCGTTCGCCACCCTGGCGCTGGCCGCCGACGAGAGCGAGGCCGCGCAGGCGCGCCTCGCCGAACTGCAGGCGGAATTGGTCGCCGAGCTGGCGGGCGTCGACGAGGGCCTGACGCTGGCGCTTTCCATGGCGCCCGAAGCTGCGCCGGGCATGGCATCCGAAGCTGCGCCGGGCATGGCATCCGAAGAAACCATGCCTGCTGGCACTCAAGAGGCGCTGACCGCCACCGCCAGCCATATGCTCATCGCCGCGCTGCACGTCGCGCCGTACGGCGTGGAGCGCATGAGCGTCGAGGTACCCGGGGTGGTCGAGACTTCCAACAATCTCGGCGTGGTCTCGCTCGAATCGGGGCGCTTTCACCTCTGCGCGCTGGTGCGCTCGCTGCGCGACAGCGCCACGGCGGATATCGCCGATCGTTTTCGCGCGCTGTTCGGGCTGATCGGCGCCGAAACCCGGGTCGAGAACGCCTACCCGGGCTGGACGCCGGAGCCCGACAGCCCGCTGCTGACGCGCTTTCGCGAGCTGCATCAGCAAAAGCTGGGCGTCGATCCCGAGGTCAAGGTGATTCACGCCGGGCTCGAGTGCGGGATCCTCGGTGGCAAGTACCCGGCGCTCGAGATGATCTCGTTCGGCCCGCAGATTCGTGGCGCCCATTCGCCCGACGAACGGGTCGAGATCGATTCGGTCGAGGAGTTCTGGTTGCTGCTGCGCGCGCTGATCGAGGCGTTGGCCTCAGGGCGCGCGGCCTAG
- a CDS encoding efflux RND transporter periplasmic adaptor subunit produces MSSSRTINGLLFIVVSIAAAGVAWLYFGERAELNVEASVSEPVTVLAQRTRPQPLADRIQALGTARANQAVEITPEISGVIDTLPFKPGLTVQAGEVLATLEAAGVKANLEAAQARAAQSSSDYERQRELFGSNMVSESQLQLSETQLRTDRAGVAVAEAALADHVIRAPFGGRLGLREVSVGSLVQPGTVITTLDDLTPVELEFTVPGVFVGTLEPGQILTARSAAYPDIEFSGTVQNVATRVDPVTRSVRVRAALPNTKRLVKPGMLLTVRLTRDTKSALMIPEQAVVPQNDRQFVFVIEDGVARRRQVQTGARRPGLVEITDGLAPNESIIVEGTLKVRDGTPVTRVDGPQGGAFEPAGNAP; encoded by the coding sequence TTGAGCAGTTCTCGTACGATCAATGGCCTCCTCTTCATCGTGGTGTCAATCGCCGCGGCCGGCGTGGCGTGGTTGTATTTCGGCGAGCGGGCCGAATTGAACGTCGAGGCGTCCGTCAGCGAGCCGGTAACGGTGCTAGCACAGCGTACACGCCCGCAGCCGCTGGCGGATCGCATCCAGGCCCTGGGAACCGCCCGCGCAAACCAGGCGGTGGAGATTACGCCCGAGATTTCCGGCGTCATCGATACGCTGCCCTTCAAACCGGGCTTGACGGTTCAGGCCGGCGAAGTGCTGGCGACGCTGGAAGCCGCTGGCGTCAAGGCCAATCTCGAGGCCGCGCAGGCGAGAGCCGCGCAAAGCTCGAGTGACTATGAACGCCAACGCGAGCTGTTTGGTTCCAACATGGTATCGGAATCGCAGCTGCAGTTATCCGAGACCCAACTGCGCACCGATCGGGCGGGGGTCGCTGTGGCCGAGGCGGCGTTGGCCGATCATGTCATTCGCGCACCATTCGGCGGTCGCCTCGGGCTGCGCGAGGTGAGTGTGGGCAGCTTGGTGCAGCCGGGTACCGTGATCACCACGCTCGACGATCTGACCCCTGTCGAACTCGAATTCACCGTGCCGGGGGTATTCGTGGGCACGCTGGAGCCGGGGCAAATCCTCACCGCCCGCTCGGCGGCTTATCCGGATATCGAATTCAGCGGGACCGTGCAGAATGTGGCGACACGCGTCGATCCGGTGACACGCTCGGTACGGGTGCGCGCGGCGCTACCGAACACGAAGCGGTTGGTCAAGCCCGGCATGCTGCTGACCGTGCGCCTCACGCGCGATACCAAGTCGGCGTTGATGATCCCCGAGCAGGCCGTGGTTCCCCAGAACGATCGGCAGTTCGTGTTCGTGATCGAGGACGGCGTGGCCAGAAGACGCCAGGTGCAAACCGGCGCACGTCGACCGGGTCTGGTCGAGATTACCGATGGGCTGGCCCCTAACGAGTCGATCATCGTGGAGGGAACCCTGAAAGTGCGCGACGGCACGCCGGTGACGCGGGTCGACGGGCCACAAGGCGGTGCGTTCGAGCCGGCGGGGAACGCGCCATGA
- a CDS encoding TetR/AcrR family transcriptional regulator: MTRPAPFDKPDAALTPRGVARRERLLDAARDVFLEQGYAGASVNDVVARAGGSLATLYKQFGNKEGLFVAAMERHIATAWAVLEEGRREATVPEQVLYELGRRMLELIFDPGVIRLKRGLAFEAERVPELGEMFLSRGPDRIRQELATYLAEQVDHGRLTIDDPREAAGMFMGMLLGEWHIDALLGRKIAPSAEACDARARHCVAVFLQGVSARN; this comes from the coding sequence ATGACCCGGCCAGCCCCGTTCGACAAGCCCGATGCAGCCCTGACCCCGCGTGGCGTCGCGCGCCGCGAGCGGCTGCTCGACGCGGCCCGCGACGTATTTCTCGAACAGGGCTACGCCGGCGCCAGCGTCAACGATGTGGTGGCCCGCGCCGGCGGCTCGCTGGCCACGCTGTACAAGCAGTTCGGCAACAAGGAGGGGTTGTTCGTCGCCGCCATGGAGCGCCACATCGCCACCGCCTGGGCGGTGCTCGAGGAAGGCCGGCGCGAAGCCACGGTGCCCGAGCAGGTACTTTACGAACTGGGCCGGCGCATGCTCGAGCTGATCTTCGATCCCGGGGTCATCCGGCTCAAGCGCGGGCTGGCCTTCGAGGCCGAGCGAGTGCCCGAACTCGGCGAGATGTTCCTGAGTCGCGGCCCCGACCGTATCCGCCAGGAGCTCGCCACCTACCTCGCCGAGCAGGTCGACCACGGCCGATTGACCATCGACGACCCGCGCGAGGCGGCCGGCATGTTCATGGGCATGCTGCTCGGCGAATGGCACATCGACGCCCTGCTCGGGCGCAAGATCGCGCCCTCCGCCGAGGCGTGCGACGCGCGGGCGCGCCACTGCGTGGCGGTGTTCTTGCAGGGAGTGAGCGCACGCAATTGA
- a CDS encoding DHA2 family efflux MFS transporter permease subunit yields the protein MSEATATSAAGVSDMPPWPQRLGFIAAVFGMFMAILDIQIVASSLNEIQSGLSASQDQISWVQTSYLIAEIVMIPLSGMLMRILSTRVAFTLSCAGFTLASLGCALATSIEQLIVLRAIQGFMGGAMIPITQAVSFSIFPRRVMGGVQAVIGMVVTMAPSIGPTVGGYITETLSWHWLFLANVIPGMLVCWAAWTFLDIDKPNHAVARRLDLIGLVLIAVFLGSLEFVLEEGPGDDWFASERIVAFSATCVLAGVWFFARTLRHDHPIVDLRAFANRNFALGAGLGFVIGIALYGLVYIMPLFFGYVRGYSSLQIGQVMFVTGVTMFLCAPVVGQLSNRVDLRVLLFCGLLLVGTGTMMNANLTVESGFWQFFVPQIVRGMGLIMCIIPASRIALGTLPAHEVGNASGLFNVMRNLGGAVGLALLDTVRDVREDFHWNQLIPAIDAGREVVVAEIAKYQALLAGHVPDSYQAAVAMLAQRVSQQAQVLAFNDIFLWLGLIYVASVPLVFLLKRIDA from the coding sequence ATGAGCGAGGCGACCGCCACTTCAGCGGCGGGCGTCAGCGACATGCCGCCCTGGCCGCAGCGCCTCGGCTTCATCGCCGCGGTGTTCGGCATGTTCATGGCGATCCTCGACATCCAGATCGTCGCCAGTTCGCTCAACGAGATCCAGTCGGGGCTGTCGGCCAGCCAGGACCAGATCTCCTGGGTGCAGACGTCGTACCTGATCGCCGAGATCGTGATGATCCCGCTGTCGGGGATGCTGATGCGCATTCTCTCGACGCGGGTGGCGTTCACCCTGTCGTGCGCCGGTTTCACCCTGGCCAGCCTGGGCTGTGCGCTGGCCACCTCGATCGAGCAGCTGATCGTGCTGCGCGCCATCCAGGGCTTCATGGGCGGGGCGATGATCCCGATCACCCAGGCGGTGAGTTTCTCGATCTTCCCGCGTCGGGTGATGGGCGGCGTCCAGGCGGTGATCGGCATGGTGGTGACCATGGCGCCGTCGATCGGCCCCACGGTGGGCGGCTACATCACCGAGACGCTGAGCTGGCACTGGCTGTTCCTGGCCAACGTGATTCCCGGCATGCTGGTGTGCTGGGCGGCGTGGACCTTTCTCGATATCGACAAGCCCAACCATGCCGTGGCCAGGCGCCTGGACCTCATCGGCCTGGTGCTGATCGCGGTGTTTCTCGGCTCGCTGGAGTTCGTCCTCGAGGAGGGCCCGGGCGACGACTGGTTCGCCAGCGAGCGCATCGTGGCGTTCAGCGCGACCTGCGTGCTGGCCGGGGTGTGGTTCTTCGCCCGCACATTGCGCCACGACCATCCGATCGTCGACCTGCGCGCCTTCGCCAACCGCAACTTCGCGCTGGGCGCCGGGCTGGGCTTCGTCATCGGCATCGCGCTCTACGGGCTGGTCTACATCATGCCGCTGTTCTTCGGCTACGTGCGCGGTTACTCGAGCCTGCAGATCGGCCAGGTGATGTTCGTCACCGGGGTGACGATGTTCCTGTGCGCGCCGGTGGTCGGCCAGCTGTCCAACCGCGTCGATCTGCGCGTGCTGCTGTTCTGCGGGCTGTTGCTGGTCGGCACGGGCACCATGATGAACGCCAACCTCACCGTGGAGTCAGGCTTCTGGCAGTTCTTCGTGCCGCAGATCGTGCGCGGGATGGGGCTGATCATGTGCATCATCCCCGCGTCGCGGATCGCGCTGGGCACCCTGCCGGCCCACGAGGTGGGCAACGCCAGCGGACTGTTCAACGTGATGCGCAACCTGGGCGGCGCGGTGGGCCTGGCGCTGCTCGACACGGTGCGCGACGTGCGCGAGGACTTCCACTGGAACCAGCTGATCCCGGCCATCGACGCTGGCCGCGAGGTGGTGGTGGCGGAGATCGCCAAGTATCAGGCGCTGCTTGCCGGCCATGTCCCGGATAGCTACCAGGCCGCCGTCGCCATGCTGGCGCAGCGGGTCTCGCAGCAGGCCCAGGTGCTGGCCTTCAACGACATCTTTCTGTGGCTGGGGCTGATCTATGTGGCCAGCGTGCCCTTGGTGTTCCTGCTCAAGCGCATCGATGCCTGA
- a CDS encoding HlyD family secretion protein: MKAGGTLSGKKLVAVLVAIVALAALAWWAIGWWQTGRFLEETDNAYVRTDNVALRAELSARIAEVMVDDNQRVEKGDLLVRLDDASYRDRLAQAEAQQAVAAASLTQAKRQYELQKAAIDQAQAQVRAAESDVEQARQHLARSSKLESRNYASQQQREDDQAALRVAEATLAARRAAVVYAQRQLAVAESSIESARANRDAAAADLAYARHQLDKTRIVAPRDGVVGNITAEAGSLAQPSLTLMQLVPIESAYVAANYKETQLTRMRVGQSVELRVDAYPDIAFEGVVDSLAPATGTEFSLLPQDNATGNFNKIVQRVPVKIRVTGPAEALGRLRAGLSVVPEVDTRELEPRDDAQVARASAEKGSREQPGS; the protein is encoded by the coding sequence ATGAAGGCGGGTGGCACATTGAGCGGCAAGAAGCTCGTGGCGGTGCTGGTGGCGATCGTCGCACTGGCGGCGCTGGCCTGGTGGGCCATCGGCTGGTGGCAGACCGGGCGCTTCCTGGAGGAGACCGACAACGCCTACGTGCGCACCGACAACGTCGCGCTGCGCGCCGAACTCTCGGCGCGTATCGCCGAGGTGATGGTGGACGACAACCAGCGAGTCGAGAAGGGCGATCTGCTGGTGCGCCTCGACGACGCCAGCTATCGCGATCGGCTCGCCCAGGCCGAGGCCCAGCAGGCGGTCGCGGCGGCGTCGCTCACCCAGGCGAAGCGCCAGTACGAGCTGCAGAAGGCCGCGATCGATCAGGCCCAGGCGCAGGTGCGGGCCGCCGAATCCGATGTCGAGCAGGCGCGCCAGCATCTGGCCCGCTCATCCAAGCTTGAGTCCCGCAACTACGCCTCGCAGCAGCAACGCGAGGACGATCAGGCCGCGCTGCGAGTCGCCGAAGCGACCCTCGCCGCACGCCGGGCCGCGGTGGTTTACGCACAGCGTCAGCTGGCGGTCGCCGAGTCCAGCATCGAGAGCGCGAGAGCCAATCGCGACGCCGCGGCCGCCGATCTGGCCTACGCCCGCCATCAGCTTGACAAGACCCGCATCGTCGCCCCGCGCGACGGCGTGGTCGGCAACATCACCGCCGAGGCCGGCAGCCTGGCGCAACCCTCGCTGACCCTGATGCAACTGGTGCCGATCGAGTCGGCCTATGTCGCCGCCAACTACAAGGAGACCCAGCTGACGCGGATGCGCGTTGGCCAGAGCGTCGAGCTGCGCGTCGATGCCTACCCGGATATCGCCTTCGAGGGCGTGGTCGACAGCCTGGCGCCGGCCACCGGTACCGAGTTCAGCCTGCTGCCGCAGGACAACGCCACCGGCAACTTCAACAAGATCGTCCAGCGCGTGCCGGTCAAGATCCGCGTTACCGGCCCCGCGGAGGCGCTAGGGCGGTTGCGCGCCGGGCTGTCGGTGGTCCCCGAGGTCGACACCCGCGAGCTCGAGCCGCGCGATGACGCCCAGGTTGCCCGCGCGAGCGCCGAGAAGGGGTCCCGGGAACAGCCCGGATCATGA
- a CDS encoding tRNA(Met) cytidine acetyltransferase TmcA produces MNPTSSPTDVLGDALARLRATLAERRHRALLWLDGPLDRVLARALAIWQGADWSAPLWLGPDSEAIRGAGLPPLPARLARSRLGGEHDLVIIDALSPGAGFDPDAFGALAGTVRAGGLLVLLTPEAWRDGVPAADADYARLAAWPHPPEALSARNLTRIARRLAASPWVLHWPAAASAPELTLPDAVIPTPLSAADDCLTHDQAAAVCRLTRLRRRRPLVLSADRGRGKSSALGIAAARRLQAGEREIWLTGPRAAALEAVFARLGEVLPEGRREAHAFHAELAHGPATVRLLAPDALSEALEGPGIDPRSPPTLFVDEAAAIPAPLLGRWLAAFPRIAFATTVHGYEGTGRGFELRFRARLDSETPDWRACRLEQPVRWGEGDPLEALTRELLLLDAEPAADATVATPLDAQPLVCRELDRQALADDEVGLGELFGLLVQAHYRTTPGDLRQLLDGPELTLIGAYVGAHCVGVCVGQREGGFPPPLAEAIHHGQRRPRGHLLAQSLAAHGGFYAAAEARWCRVLRIAVHPAARRRGIGSALIERLAARARAAGDDYLGTSFGAEPGLVAFWRAQRLVALRLGLSREASSGEHALMMARALRPKAQDALHEWRMSFATLLPSLLGAELDGLDAAVAMALLDEALPATDAPPMDAETLARLAWFAAGGGELALVRPWLARAWRAGRVSAPGALAEADWLALVAPLFQGREPAGANRPRGAAGRKVRQAHWRGLAGRLRAALGGE; encoded by the coding sequence ATGAACCCAACCTCATCCCCGACCGACGTCCTCGGTGACGCTCTCGCCCGGCTGCGCGCGACGCTGGCCGAGCGGCGTCATCGTGCGCTGCTGTGGCTCGATGGCCCACTGGATCGCGTGCTGGCGCGGGCATTGGCGATATGGCAGGGCGCCGACTGGTCCGCGCCGCTGTGGCTGGGGCCGGACAGCGAGGCGATCCGCGGCGCCGGCTTGCCACCGTTGCCGGCCCGCCTGGCGCGCTCCCGGCTGGGCGGCGAGCATGACCTGGTGATCATCGATGCGCTGTCGCCGGGCGCCGGCTTCGATCCCGATGCCTTCGGTGCGCTGGCCGGCACCGTGCGCGCCGGCGGCCTGCTGGTGCTGCTCACTCCCGAGGCGTGGCGCGACGGGGTGCCGGCCGCCGATGCCGACTACGCGCGGCTGGCCGCCTGGCCGCACCCGCCCGAGGCGCTGAGCGCGCGCAACCTGACGCGCATCGCCCGGCGCCTCGCAGCCTCGCCCTGGGTCCTGCACTGGCCGGCTGCGGCCTCTGCCCCCGAATTGACTCTGCCCGATGCGGTAATTCCCACGCCGCTGAGCGCCGCCGACGATTGCCTGACTCACGACCAGGCCGCCGCGGTGTGCCGTCTGACGCGCCTGCGCCGGCGCCGACCGCTGGTACTGAGCGCCGATCGCGGGCGCGGCAAAAGCAGCGCGCTGGGCATCGCCGCGGCGCGGCGCCTGCAGGCCGGCGAGCGCGAGATCTGGCTGACCGGGCCACGCGCCGCCGCGCTGGAAGCGGTGTTCGCACGGCTCGGCGAGGTCTTGCCGGAAGGGCGTCGCGAGGCCCACGCCTTTCATGCCGAGCTCGCCCATGGCCCGGCGACGGTGCGTTTGCTGGCGCCGGATGCGCTGAGCGAGGCTTTGGAGGGCCCGGGCATCGATCCACGCTCGCCGCCGACGCTGTTCGTCGACGAGGCCGCAGCGATACCCGCGCCGCTGCTGGGGCGCTGGCTGGCGGCCTTTCCGCGTATCGCCTTCGCCACCACCGTGCACGGTTACGAGGGCACCGGGCGCGGCTTCGAGCTGCGCTTTCGCGCGCGGCTGGACAGCGAGACGCCCGACTGGCGCGCCTGTCGGCTGGAACAGCCGGTGCGCTGGGGCGAGGGCGATCCGCTCGAGGCGCTGACCCGCGAGCTTTTACTGCTCGACGCCGAGCCCGCCGCCGACGCCACCGTCGCCACGCCACTCGACGCCCAGCCGCTCGTTTGTCGCGAGCTCGATCGCCAGGCGCTGGCCGACGACGAGGTCGGCCTCGGCGAGCTGTTCGGCTTGCTGGTCCAGGCCCACTACCGCACCACCCCCGGCGATCTGCGCCAGCTGCTCGACGGCCCCGAGCTGACGTTGATCGGCGCCTACGTCGGCGCGCACTGCGTGGGCGTATGTGTCGGCCAGCGCGAGGGCGGCTTTCCGCCGCCGCTGGCCGAGGCGATCCATCACGGCCAACGGCGTCCGCGCGGCCATCTGCTGGCCCAGTCGCTGGCCGCCCACGGCGGTTTCTACGCCGCCGCCGAGGCGCGCTGGTGCCGAGTGTTGCGCATCGCCGTGCACCCCGCCGCCCGCCGCCGTGGTATCGGCTCGGCGCTGATCGAACGGCTGGCGGCCCGCGCCCGCGCGGCCGGCGACGACTATCTGGGCACCAGTTTCGGCGCCGAACCGGGGCTGGTCGCCTTCTGGCGCGCCCAGCGGCTGGTCGCGCTGCGCCTGGGGCTGTCGCGGGAAGCCTCGAGCGGCGAGCATGCGCTGATGATGGCGCGGGCGCTGCGCCCAAAAGCGCAAGACGCGCTGCACGAGTGGCGGATGAGCTTTGCCACGCTGCTGCCCAGCCTGCTCGGTGCCGAGCTCGACGGACTCGACGCGGCGGTGGCCATGGCACTGCTTGATGAGGCGCTGCCGGCGACCGACGCGCCGCCGATGGATGCCGAGACACTGGCGCGGCTGGCCTGGTTCGCCGCCGGCGGCGGCGAACTGGCGCTGGTCCGGCCGTGGCTGGCGCGGGCCTGGCGGGCGGGGCGTGTCAGCGCACCCGGGGCGCTGGCCGAGGCGGACTGGCTGGCGCTGGTCGCGCCACTATTCCAGGGACGCGAGCCCGCCGGGGCCAACCGCCCCCGGGGGGCGGCGGGCCGCAAGGTGCGGCAGGCGCACTGGCGCGGGCTGGCCGGACGGTTGCGCGCAGCGCTGGGCGGCGAGTGA